The proteins below come from a single uncultured Dethiosulfovibrio sp. genomic window:
- the csx19 gene encoding CRISPR-associated protein Csx19 → MTAKQELQDRTEGEDLFCWFAEAISLNEAVSLTLTLEGRSLLLAYSPTWCGFASLNDSKTLIQGGKFEEKKISDCFELRIFHPRFELRWAIRGSETSKGQAFFTTEEADIFMEPPFARLQSDQRGKSAVFFRGEGKYLLWGTKKDFYEKTEREGWVSMYDHRINTLQIPFSSDRSSKQVYLRYFEYFTEDAFGNLEFAFEQLRDLC, encoded by the coding sequence ATGACTGCTAAGCAGGAGCTACAGGACAGAACCGAAGGTGAAGACCTATTTTGCTGGTTTGCTGAAGCGATCTCTCTTAATGAAGCCGTATCTCTTACCCTTACCCTGGAAGGAAGATCTTTACTTCTAGCTTACTCTCCTACGTGGTGTGGTTTTGCCTCCTTGAACGATTCAAAAACACTGATACAAGGTGGAAAATTTGAAGAAAAGAAAATATCAGATTGCTTTGAGCTACGCATATTTCACCCCCGCTTCGAACTACGGTGGGCCATAAGAGGATCTGAAACCTCCAAAGGACAAGCTTTTTTTACCACGGAAGAGGCAGATATCTTTATGGAGCCACCTTTTGCTCGGCTCCAATCAGATCAAAGGGGAAAATCCGCTGTTTTCTTCAGAGGTGAGGGCAAATATCTCCTCTGGGGGACAAAAAAAGATTTTTATGAAAAAACTGAAAGAGAAGGCTGGGTAAGTATGTATGATCATAGAATTAATACCTTACAGATTCCCTTCTCTTCCGATCGCTCGAGCAAGCAAGTCTATTTACGATATTTTGAGTATTTTACAGAAGATGCCTTTGGCAATCTCGAATTTGCCTTTGAACAGCTACGAGATCTTTGCTAA
- a CDS encoding putative CRISPR-associated protein, whose product MRDTILVTCGTSLARNAGKENAASLESLTRWLKTLDIRDRACGAEINGLACMMDELPNLLDPKEVFLYVSDTDEGRFVGKALEIAIAQKFDITEVKAICIEGLDPDSTDVFRRKGLKNLVMRLASDVRLKGSSRCMINATGGFKVEVGLAQALASAVGVPSYYKFEFSPKGMLVPPLPVGLDVGLWLRLNESLNSLSDEPLMNKGLDRLMESIYNSHDRERFLMLLEDVTLDKGDRLYALSALGELFRTLAKNSFWEREEDFIPPPLPLGRKTKKVQHSSSEAHLLQFEAKHGIGEKLLELPFVSKVRSNYYNKDGRTLKRCHVKNRSQNEIEVEWGNNMGIIKYILEVPDAKGEEQLQAASLHILSKLQIW is encoded by the coding sequence TCTTTAGAAAGCTTGACTCGATGGCTAAAAACTTTGGATATCAGAGACCGTGCTTGTGGAGCTGAGATCAACGGTCTGGCTTGTATGATGGATGAGTTGCCGAATTTGCTGGATCCTAAAGAAGTTTTTTTGTATGTATCCGATACGGATGAAGGCCGTTTTGTAGGAAAAGCACTAGAGATTGCTATAGCTCAGAAATTTGACATTACAGAAGTAAAAGCAATTTGCATTGAGGGATTAGATCCTGACTCTACAGATGTTTTTAGAAGGAAGGGGCTAAAAAACCTCGTTATGCGTTTAGCGAGCGATGTGAGGCTTAAAGGGAGTTCTAGATGCATGATAAATGCGACCGGAGGGTTCAAAGTGGAGGTTGGATTGGCTCAGGCTCTAGCCTCTGCTGTCGGTGTTCCTTCCTACTATAAGTTTGAGTTCTCTCCCAAGGGAATGCTGGTTCCGCCCTTGCCTGTTGGTTTGGACGTTGGTCTTTGGCTCCGTCTGAACGAGAGTCTTAACTCTTTGAGTGACGAACCACTAATGAATAAAGGCTTAGACAGGCTAATGGAATCCATATATAATAGTCATGATAGAGAGCGTTTTTTAATGTTACTTGAGGATGTCACCCTAGATAAGGGGGATCGTCTTTACGCTTTGTCTGCTTTAGGAGAGTTGTTCCGAACTTTAGCTAAAAACTCTTTTTGGGAAAGAGAAGAAGACTTTATTCCTCCCCCCCTTCCTCTGGGTCGTAAGACCAAAAAAGTTCAGCATTCAAGTTCGGAGGCGCATTTGCTTCAATTCGAGGCTAAGCACGGGATAGGGGAAAAATTACTAGAACTGCCTTTTGTGTCTAAAGTCCGAAGTAATTACTATAACAAAGATGGTCGGACTCTGAAGCGTTGTCACGTGAAGAACAGATCTCAGAATGAAATTGAAGTCGAATGGGGCAACAATATGGGTATCATAAAATATATTCTAGAAGTTCCTGATGCAAAAGGAGAAGAACAGCTTCAGGCGGCATCTTTGCATATTTTAAGTAAACTACAAATCTGGTAG
- a CDS encoding RAMP superfamily CRISPR-associated protein, producing the protein MSRPIEGKIIVSGNLVAQTPLSVGGAALGEQVDLDLALNGRGEYYVPGSSLVGPMRSWMEAYIKGVRSYSAVQSFFGYQEGDKGSASHCYVEDAPFQSADIAGPLFRERRHGIGIAPSSGVAREGFLYTRAVLPRGTIVPLQLEIELTSSDQREEFGTLLFFLLEALEEGEIRIGAGKTRGYGKVKLQDVDVSWYNFFDSKTGEEDLQRWLEQKPAINHVSGKEWKKFLPEGDRSVGLRKHVYSCVFSIDWKPRSPLMVKSGRDGRDADMIPLVSDTGVGVVPVIPGSALKGAFRSHAEKIIRTLFCNNPEEIDEKEENQSLEIIRDLFGDIERSGRIFFSDLYCLETPMPQDQWLGENPNALNQITSYEEHVAIDRFTGGASNGALFNSRPVKKESHWEPILFSLDFQKPFYDKNLEDPQRVLSDEMQKLEMILINLLVEDCRNGMIPLGFGSRRGWGEISVKKVQKPPLLTQDDDATAENLRSLWQKYLSRSGNFASFMSTSNA; encoded by the coding sequence ATGAGTCGGCCTATTGAAGGCAAGATTATAGTTTCAGGAAACCTAGTAGCTCAAACCCCTCTCTCAGTAGGAGGAGCAGCTTTAGGCGAACAGGTTGATCTCGACTTAGCCCTAAATGGCAGAGGAGAGTATTATGTGCCAGGATCCAGCCTTGTAGGTCCCATGCGTTCATGGATGGAAGCCTATATTAAGGGAGTTAGAAGCTACTCTGCTGTACAAAGTTTTTTCGGCTATCAGGAAGGCGATAAAGGTTCTGCAAGCCACTGCTATGTGGAGGATGCCCCTTTTCAGAGCGCCGACATAGCAGGCCCCCTATTTCGAGAGCGCCGCCATGGAATTGGTATTGCCCCTTCTTCTGGAGTAGCTAGGGAGGGCTTCCTTTACACACGAGCTGTTTTACCTCGGGGAACTATCGTTCCTCTCCAGCTAGAGATAGAACTAACCTCTTCTGATCAGAGAGAGGAATTTGGAACCCTCCTTTTTTTTCTCCTAGAGGCTCTGGAAGAGGGCGAAATAAGAATTGGAGCAGGAAAAACCCGAGGATATGGCAAGGTGAAACTCCAGGATGTTGATGTAAGTTGGTATAATTTTTTTGATTCCAAGACAGGCGAGGAGGATCTTCAGCGTTGGCTTGAGCAAAAGCCTGCAATTAATCACGTGTCTGGGAAAGAATGGAAGAAATTTCTCCCTGAAGGTGATCGTTCGGTGGGATTAAGAAAACATGTATACTCCTGTGTTTTTTCGATAGACTGGAAGCCTAGGTCTCCGTTGATGGTAAAGTCTGGAAGAGACGGACGAGATGCAGACATGATTCCTCTTGTGAGTGACACTGGAGTTGGCGTTGTACCGGTTATTCCTGGAAGTGCTCTCAAAGGAGCTTTTCGGAGCCACGCTGAAAAAATTATTCGAACCCTTTTCTGCAATAATCCAGAGGAAATTGATGAGAAAGAAGAGAACCAGTCTCTTGAGATTATAAGGGATCTCTTCGGAGACATTGAGAGAAGTGGAAGAATCTTTTTTTCAGACCTTTACTGTCTCGAAACTCCAATGCCACAAGATCAGTGGCTAGGAGAAAACCCAAACGCATTGAACCAGATTACCAGCTACGAGGAACATGTCGCTATTGATCGTTTTACTGGAGGAGCCTCGAATGGAGCGCTCTTTAATTCAAGGCCCGTAAAAAAAGAAAGTCACTGGGAACCCATTCTTTTCTCGCTGGATTTTCAAAAACCATTTTACGACAAAAACTTGGAAGACCCCCAAAGGGTGCTTTCAGATGAAATGCAAAAGCTGGAGATGATCCTTATAAATCTTCTGGTGGAGGATTGCAGAAATGGCATGATTCCTTTGGGCTTTGGAAGTCGTCGGGGATGGGGAGAGATTTCCGTTAAAAAAGTGCAAAAGCCTCCTCTTTTGACTCAAGATGACGATGCCACAGCAGAGAACCTCCGATCACTATGGCAAAAGTATTTGAGCCGATCGGGAAATTTTGCTTCCTTTATGTCCACATCGAATGCCTGA